In Macadamia integrifolia cultivar HAES 741 chromosome 13, SCU_Mint_v3, whole genome shotgun sequence, one DNA window encodes the following:
- the LOC122058857 gene encoding uncharacterized protein LOC122058857, producing MASLKPSSRYSSLDSRSSASSQISDPSSSSDFKNPGKNHSSLKRQTGRSPDTISTAENSSRALAKTKSSDVAPIKIKNEQNLSSMVKKFMDKRSKMKAGADHKTLVIPADFIAEDLKKTGAKGSKFSAFPKKLFQKGSPATNRAETKALTEVKANTRTLAMVLRSERELLNQNKEYEIEIVELKMMLEEKNREVEKLKDLCLKQREEIKSLKSAILFPEVMNCQLHELLEKQGSEFKQAKQVIPTLQRQVTSLTGQLQSLAEDLAEVKADKYAVQACFEHHGNSPKTPAYGQEAANSLEYSSGNPVTPGSPDDMFLKDLNPCLTPYYYAMTKSKELEMMGYDSPNEEQLEVWNDNYSVPLSHGGKLSKSSEYCERPSLGSAAARVARRSDENKCVNGKLVYQKLF from the exons ATGGCCTCTCTCAAGCCTTCATCTAGGTATTCCTCGTTGGATTCTCGATCTTCAGCTTCTTCTCAAATCTCAGACCCATCCTCATCTTCCGACTTCAAAAACCCTGGAAAGAATCACTCTTCTCTCAAGCGCCAGACCGGAAGGTCGCCTGATACTATATCGACTGCAGAAAATTCGTCTCGTGCGCTTGCCAAAACTAAATCTTCTGATGTAGCTCCTATTAAGATCAAGAACGAGCAGAATTTGAGTTCTATGGTGAAGAAATTCATGGATAAGAGATCAAAGATGAAGGCAGGAGCGGACCATAAAACGCTGGTTATTCCTGCTGATTTTATAGCCGAGGATCTGAAGAAAACGGGCGCCAAAGGTTCAAAGTTTTCAGCTTTCCCGAAGAAATTGTTTCAAAAGGGTTCTCCCGCAACGAACCGAGCGGAGACTAAGGCATTGACGGAGGTGAAGGCGAATACAAGGACGTTAGCAATGGTGCTTAGGAGTGAAAGAGAGCTCTTGAACCAGAATAAAGAGTACGAAATAGAAATCGTGGAGCTCAAGATGATGCTTgaggagaaaaatagagaa GTTGAGAAGTTGAAAGATTTGTGTTTGAAACAAAGGGAGGAAATAAAATCATTGAAAAGTGCCATTCTATTCCCAGAAGTTATGAACTGTCAACTTCATGAGCTTTTAGAGAAGCAGGGATCAGAATTTAAACAGGCAAAGCAGGTCATTCCAACTCTCCAAAGACAGGTGACTTCTCTTACAGGCCAGCTCCAGTCCCTTGCTGAGGATCTTGCCGAG GTAAAAGCAGATAAATATGCAGTTCAAGCATGTTTTGAACACCATGGCAACTCTCCAAAAACACCTGCATATGGTCAAGAGGCTGCTAATTCTTTG GAATACAGTTCAGGGAATCCAGTGACTCCTGGTAGTCCGGATGACATGTTTCTCAAGGACTTGAATCCTTGCTTGACACCTTATTATTATGCCATGACAAAGTCTAAG gAGCTTGAAATGATGGGTTATGAttctccaaatgaggaacaGTTAGAAGTGTGGAATGATAACTACTCAGTTCCTCTTTCTCATGGGGGGAAACTGTCCAAGAGTTCTGAGTATTGCGAAAGACCAAGTTTGGGTAGTGCAGCTGCTCGTGTTGCTCGCAGGTCAGATGAGAATAAATGTGTTAATGGAAAGCTTGTCTATCAAAAGCTTTTCTGA